A part of Desulfovibrio sp. Huiquan2017 genomic DNA contains:
- a CDS encoding 4Fe-4S binding protein: MKHPFVKQSTRDYYRACREKGMSLFDFIHGYIYARWCYHYISLAGDKTPWWRWLWIPLVVIIDRVHPFRETDAHRSGDPNQTKATWSDAYHGKPLPLNEASKLIRLDRPVNTALPETVLPYTRARDIILNHPEKIILLDCPCRAGMKNPCTPTDVCLIIGDPFASFILEHHPEKSRSITADEALAVVRAEQARGHVTHAFFKDVAGGKLFAICNCCACCCGAMKAHAMGIPMLCSSGYLAQVDQELCTKCGTCAQKCQFKAIGFDKNGAVIREDRCMGCGVCTLSCPKDALSLRLAPEKGEPIRVDDLH; the protein is encoded by the coding sequence ACTTCATCCACGGTTATATCTACGCCCGTTGGTGCTACCACTACATCAGCCTGGCCGGAGACAAGACCCCCTGGTGGCGTTGGCTGTGGATTCCGCTGGTCGTCATCATCGATCGAGTCCACCCGTTCAGAGAGACCGACGCCCACCGCTCCGGCGACCCCAACCAGACCAAGGCCACCTGGAGCGACGCCTATCACGGCAAACCTCTGCCCCTGAACGAAGCTTCCAAGCTCATCCGCCTGGACCGCCCCGTGAACACCGCGCTCCCGGAAACCGTTCTGCCCTACACCCGGGCCCGCGACATCATCCTGAATCATCCGGAAAAGATCATCCTCCTGGACTGCCCCTGCCGCGCGGGCATGAAAAACCCGTGCACCCCCACCGACGTCTGCCTGATCATCGGCGACCCCTTCGCCTCTTTCATCCTCGAACACCACCCGGAAAAGAGCCGATCCATCACCGCCGACGAGGCCCTGGCCGTGGTCCGGGCGGAACAGGCGCGCGGCCACGTGACCCACGCCTTCTTCAAGGATGTGGCGGGCGGCAAGCTCTTCGCCATCTGCAACTGCTGCGCCTGCTGCTGCGGAGCCATGAAGGCCCACGCCATGGGCATCCCCATGCTCTGCTCCTCCGGCTACCTCGCCCAGGTGGACCAGGAACTGTGCACCAAATGCGGCACCTGCGCACAGAAGTGCCAGTTCAAGGCCATCGGCTTTGACAAAAACGGGGCCGTCATCCGAGAAGACCGTTGCATGGGCTGCGGCGTCTGCACCCTGTCCTGCCCCAAGGACGCCCTCTCCCTGCGGCTGGCCCCCGAAAAGGGGGAGCCCATACGGGTGGACGACCTGCATTAG
- a CDS encoding aldehyde ferredoxin oxidoreductase C-terminal domain-containing protein yields MGECFGWTGVVLHIDLTTGTASTEHPDDGVYERFPGGRGLAGHYLRPFARHDHTDPELPLLLFAGPLTGTESPTSGRGSILSRSPLTGTVCDGSIGGGLPTRLKRAGYDGLVITGRAATPCGIEIDDDAVRVVETPLWGRDTDTVLHELERRLPEDTSLACIGPAAENGSPLGSVAVDHRHGGVRGGLGLVWAAKNLKYLTVRGSGEVRVHDPEALDEAREAILRLTMASPVLMGRHGFSHWGTNALLDLINSRRMLPTDNFQKTWFEHGDQVDAAALGKQYEPRDHGCLGCHIRCRKIARDGRSLPGFEAMAHFTALIGNADPEMAMEGVDLCGRLGLDPISAGATLACLREITGKDYTDKTLRSTLRAMAEEGDLSRGALALARTQGRPETAMTVKGLELPAFDPRGGYGLALAYAVSTRGGCHQRAYPISHEVLRKPVATDRFSFSGKARIIKLAEDAIAACDAMNACRLIFLAAGLEEYARVMTAVTGRDWTVQSLLEVGERTTVNERSMNAENGFGVTDDDLPERFFTEPGTSGGGVTVPPIDRQEFLQARRNYYIVRGLDENGAPTAETLQRLGLDR; encoded by the coding sequence ATGGGTGAATGTTTCGGCTGGACCGGCGTGGTCCTCCATATAGACTTGACCACGGGCACGGCCTCGACCGAACACCCGGATGACGGCGTATACGAACGGTTTCCAGGCGGCCGGGGCCTGGCCGGGCACTACTTGCGCCCCTTCGCCCGCCACGACCACACCGACCCCGAACTGCCCCTGCTCCTGTTCGCCGGTCCCTTGACCGGCACCGAATCGCCCACTTCCGGGCGCGGTTCGATCCTGTCCCGCTCGCCCCTGACCGGCACCGTATGCGACGGATCCATCGGCGGCGGCCTGCCCACGCGGCTGAAGAGGGCCGGATACGATGGACTGGTCATCACAGGACGCGCCGCAACGCCGTGCGGCATAGAGATCGACGACGACGCGGTACGCGTGGTCGAAACCCCGCTCTGGGGCCGGGACACGGACACGGTCCTGCACGAATTGGAACGGCGGCTGCCCGAGGACACCTCGTTGGCCTGCATCGGTCCGGCGGCCGAGAACGGTTCCCCGCTCGGTTCGGTGGCCGTGGACCACCGTCACGGCGGGGTGCGCGGCGGCCTGGGCTTGGTCTGGGCGGCCAAGAATCTCAAGTATCTGACCGTGCGCGGCTCCGGCGAAGTCCGGGTGCACGATCCCGAAGCCCTCGACGAGGCGCGCGAAGCCATCCTGCGTCTGACCATGGCCTCGCCCGTGCTCATGGGCCGCCACGGATTTTCCCATTGGGGCACGAACGCCTTGCTCGACCTGATCAATTCCCGACGGATGCTGCCTACGGACAACTTTCAAAAAACTTGGTTCGAACACGGTGACCAAGTGGACGCCGCCGCCCTGGGCAAACAGTACGAGCCGCGCGACCACGGCTGCCTCGGCTGCCACATCCGTTGCCGCAAGATAGCCCGGGACGGACGCAGCCTGCCGGGCTTCGAGGCCATGGCCCACTTTACCGCGCTCATCGGCAACGCCGACCCGGAGATGGCCATGGAAGGTGTGGACCTGTGCGGACGGCTCGGCCTGGACCCCATCTCGGCGGGGGCCACCCTGGCCTGCCTGCGCGAAATCACCGGCAAAGACTACACGGACAAGACGCTCCGTTCGACCCTGCGGGCCATGGCTGAGGAAGGGGACCTGTCCCGGGGCGCACTCGCCCTGGCCCGGACTCAAGGCCGCCCGGAAACGGCCATGACCGTCAAGGGGCTGGAACTGCCCGCCTTTGATCCGCGCGGCGGCTACGGCCTGGCCCTGGCCTATGCCGTGTCCACCCGGGGCGGCTGCCATCAGCGCGCCTACCCCATCAGCCATGAGGTCCTGCGCAAGCCCGTGGCCACGGACCGCTTCTCTTTCAGCGGCAAGGCGCGGATCATCAAATTGGCCGAGGACGCCATCGCCGCCTGCGACGCCATGAACGCCTGCCGCCTGATATTTTTGGCCGCCGGGCTCGAAGAGTATGCCAGGGTCATGACGGCGGTCACAGGCCGGGATTGGACGGTCCAGTCACTGCTCGAAGTCGGCGAGCGCACCACGGTCAACGAGCGGAGCATGAACGCGGAAAACGGCTTCGGCGTGACGGACGACGACCTCCCGGAACGATTCTTCACCGAACCCGGCACCTCCGGTGGCGGCGTGACCGTCCCGCCCATCGACCGCCAGGAATTCCTGCAGGCCCGGCGCAACTACTACATTGTGCGCGGCCTGGACGAGAACGGCGCCCCCACCGCGGAAACCCTGCAACGGCTAGGGCTGGACCGATGA
- a CDS encoding class II aldolase/adducin family protein, with the protein MKELCEKYAVKLAAQGLAPESGPDAPLVGGLDAELDWNREDPRTAELAGLFDRLSINSLVFVRPAEPYRTILEFLAARHPEAIRPEDTETRTFLHDIPVCSDFTAEAMAAQLKRRKVVVVPGQGVVACGTVSPEQGFVSVSSAVFSTFVLFFSDYLARARRVELDTEYADAFSRVVRLLPEPRTVPPKLATGPFHDEESVLEAMAETGREVVENGLVDSFFGNISYRLNETVYISQTGSSLDELAGCIDPCPLDGSTTNGLTASSELTAHEDVYHRTDFDCILHGHPRFTVIMSMDCDRDDCPNRGRCHITCTECRTVDGVPIVPGEVGTGPTGLCHTLPPAMAGNGAAIVHGHGLFTAGKDDFNTPFARLLEIENRCRELYFQRLSGYA; encoded by the coding sequence ATGAAAGAACTGTGCGAAAAATACGCGGTCAAGCTGGCGGCCCAGGGACTGGCCCCGGAATCCGGGCCGGACGCGCCGCTGGTCGGCGGGCTGGACGCGGAGCTGGACTGGAACCGCGAGGACCCGCGCACGGCCGAACTGGCCGGGCTGTTCGACCGGCTGTCCATCAACTCCCTGGTCTTCGTCCGCCCGGCCGAGCCATACCGGACCATTCTGGAGTTTCTCGCCGCACGCCATCCCGAGGCCATCCGCCCCGAGGACACCGAGACCCGGACCTTCCTGCACGATATCCCGGTCTGCTCCGATTTCACGGCCGAAGCCATGGCCGCGCAGCTCAAGCGGCGCAAGGTCGTCGTAGTGCCCGGCCAGGGCGTGGTCGCCTGCGGCACGGTCAGCCCGGAGCAGGGATTCGTGTCCGTCTCCTCGGCCGTCTTCTCCACCTTCGTGCTCTTCTTTTCCGACTACCTGGCCCGTGCCCGACGCGTCGAACTGGACACGGAGTACGCCGACGCCTTCTCCCGCGTGGTCCGGCTCCTGCCCGAGCCGCGCACGGTCCCGCCCAAGCTCGCGACCGGTCCCTTCCACGACGAAGAATCCGTGCTCGAAGCCATGGCCGAGACGGGCCGCGAGGTGGTGGAAAACGGCCTGGTGGACTCCTTTTTCGGCAATATCTCCTACAGATTGAACGAGACCGTCTACATTTCCCAGACCGGCAGTTCCCTGGACGAACTCGCCGGGTGCATCGACCCGTGCCCCCTGGACGGTTCGACCACCAACGGCCTGACCGCGTCCAGCGAGTTGACCGCCCATGAGGACGTCTACCACCGCACGGACTTCGACTGCATCCTGCACGGGCATCCCCGATTCACGGTGATCATGTCCATGGACTGCGACCGGGATGACTGCCCCAACCGGGGACGCTGCCACATCACCTGCACCGAATGCCGAACCGTGGACGGCGTGCCCATCGTACCGGGCGAGGTCGGCACCGGCCCCACCGGATTGTGCCATACCCTGCCGCCCGCCATGGCCGGAAACGGCGCGGCCATCGTCCACGGCCACGGTCTGTTCACCGCGGGCAAGGACGACTTCAACACGCCCTTCGCCCGACTCCTGGAAATCGAAAACCGCTGCCGGGAGCTCTATTTTCAAAGGCTGTCCGGCTATGCCTGA
- a CDS encoding MarR family transcriptional regulator — protein MKSETTHDLIAQLVKITTKLNGLEKVPVDFGTQELLHPSEIHTIEAVGNQFNTVTAISNYFGITKGAVSQVITKLHKKNYIRKERNEAYPKEVILSLTDKGKKAYETHKKLHEIMDSGMTEFLDSYPEEWIQTFQTMLVQFEKQIDKYMHLGDLIKFL, from the coding sequence ATGAAAAGCGAAACGACACATGACCTGATCGCTCAACTTGTCAAAATAACGACCAAATTGAACGGACTCGAAAAGGTGCCGGTTGATTTCGGGACCCAGGAATTATTACATCCCTCTGAAATTCATACTATTGAGGCTGTCGGCAACCAATTCAATACCGTTACCGCCATCAGCAACTACTTTGGCATAACCAAGGGGGCCGTCTCTCAGGTCATCACAAAATTACATAAAAAAAACTATATCCGAAAAGAACGCAACGAAGCCTATCCCAAGGAAGTCATTCTATCCCTTACCGATAAAGGTAAAAAAGCATATGAGACACATAAAAAATTGCACGAGATAATGGATTCCGGGATGACGGAGTTCCTCGACAGCTACCCTGAGGAATGGATCCAAACCTTCCAGACGATGCTGGTTCAATTTGAAAAACAGATCGATAAATACATGCACCTGGGCGATTTGATTAAATTTTTATGA
- a CDS encoding pancreas/duodenum homeobox protein 1, with translation MSPYGQIFTEKTLQTIFPPERTEAFFEALFGDAEEGSYDIALAFAGSHGQDLDFELKLIQRPGKCLACNLTYGLPQVFSRHPIINMNGIADAVARAAGAPSADWKLGNTREISRELHVIPLTISLA, from the coding sequence ATGAGCCCATACGGCCAGATCTTTACCGAGAAGACCTTGCAGACCATCTTTCCGCCCGAACGCACCGAGGCCTTTTTCGAGGCCCTGTTCGGCGACGCCGAGGAAGGCAGCTACGACATCGCCTTGGCCTTTGCCGGAAGCCACGGGCAGGACCTGGACTTCGAACTCAAGCTCATTCAGCGGCCCGGCAAGTGTCTGGCCTGCAATCTGACCTACGGCCTGCCCCAGGTCTTTTCCCGGCATCCGATCATCAACATGAACGGCATCGCCGACGCCGTGGCCCGGGCCGCCGGAGCCCCGTCCGCCGACTGGAAGCTCGGCAATACCCGGGAAATCTCCCGGGAACTCCACGTCATTCCCCTGACCATTTCCCTGGCCTGA
- a CDS encoding CPBP family glutamic-type intramembrane protease — protein MPDAAARFRPGPVLAFVLITFAATWGVEGALIAHGLRFDDLVSRSAPALWLLGVMWIPGLAALAVTLFLERTGPRGLVQALSLRLGSVGPYFLALGLIPLAYAAMYGLTWAAGLSGFDPDMAALSALSGSPIGRDAALKVMLPLSIVIGPLINFAFGLGEELGWRGFLLPRLMPLGKPAAYLVLGLLWGLWHAPLILAGLNYPGEPLSGILMMCLVCLAFGAFLNEMTLHYNSSILAGFLHGAANAQGYGIWMWMFPDAHPLLGGAMGLIGVLVWTALTCLTVTVIRALR, from the coding sequence ATGCCTGATGCCGCCGCCCGCTTCCGGCCCGGCCCGGTCCTGGCCTTTGTCCTGATCACCTTCGCAGCCACCTGGGGCGTGGAAGGCGCGCTTATCGCCCACGGCCTGCGCTTCGACGACCTGGTCAGCCGGTCCGCGCCCGCCCTGTGGCTCTTGGGCGTCATGTGGATTCCCGGCTTGGCCGCCCTCGCCGTCACGCTGTTCCTGGAGCGGACCGGGCCGCGCGGCCTGGTCCAGGCCCTGTCCCTGCGCCTGGGGTCCGTGGGCCCTTACTTTCTCGCCCTGGGCCTCATTCCTCTGGCCTATGCGGCCATGTACGGCCTGACCTGGGCGGCCGGACTGTCCGGCTTCGACCCGGACATGGCCGCCCTATCTGCCCTGTCCGGCTCACCCATAGGGCGCGATGCGGCGCTCAAGGTCATGCTCCCCCTGTCCATCGTCATCGGACCGCTGATCAATTTCGCCTTCGGCCTAGGCGAGGAACTGGGCTGGCGCGGATTCCTCCTGCCCCGGCTCATGCCTCTGGGCAAGCCCGCGGCCTACCTCGTCCTCGGCCTGCTCTGGGGACTGTGGCACGCCCCCCTCATCCTGGCGGGCCTCAACTATCCCGGCGAACCACTGTCCGGCATCCTCATGATGTGCCTCGTCTGCCTCGCCTTCGGCGCGTTCCTCAATGAAATGACCCTGCACTACAACTCCTCCATCCTGGCCGGATTCCTCCATGGAGCGGCCAACGCCCAGGGCTATGGCATCTGGATGTGGATGTTCCCCGACGCCCACCCCCTGCTCGGCGGGGCCATGGGCCTCATCGGCGTCCTCGTCTGGACCGCCCTGACCTGCCTGACCGTCACCGTCATACGCGCATTGCGGTAA
- a CDS encoding rubredoxin yields MDKWECPCGYVYDPAEGDPENNIPIGTKFEDLPDDWVCPQCGAEKEYFEKV; encoded by the coding sequence ATGGATAAGTGGGAATGTCCATGCGGCTACGTGTATGATCCTGCGGAAGGCGACCCCGAGAACAACATCCCCATCGGGACCAAATTCGAGGACTTGCCCGACGATTGGGTTTGTCCCCAGTGCGGCGCGGAAAAAGAATATTTCGAAAAAGTGTAG
- a CDS encoding tetratricopeptide repeat protein, giving the protein MAEKKIDKSRRNFLFGAVRRIRKEDDQPVASTAGGIEVVKAANALYVDEQWEEARLKYKECLEQDKNDADVRYRLGVCSYKRGMFRQAKLEFERALRIDQTYQDAFLYLGLTLVRLGRSDKAPAVWSRYFNPSAVKVMRELNLQLGLIETGQPDPDEDVALAVEKAIAESGGAVG; this is encoded by the coding sequence ATGGCCGAAAAGAAGATCGACAAATCCCGCCGCAATTTTTTATTCGGGGCCGTGCGCCGCATCCGAAAGGAGGACGACCAGCCCGTGGCTTCCACCGCCGGGGGCATCGAAGTGGTCAAGGCGGCCAACGCGCTGTACGTGGATGAACAATGGGAAGAGGCGCGCCTGAAGTACAAGGAGTGCCTGGAACAGGACAAGAACGACGCGGACGTGCGCTACCGTCTCGGGGTCTGTTCCTACAAGCGCGGCATGTTCCGCCAAGCCAAGCTGGAGTTCGAACGCGCCTTGCGCATAGACCAGACCTACCAGGACGCCTTTCTCTATCTGGGGCTGACTCTGGTTCGGCTGGGGCGGTCCGACAAGGCCCCGGCCGTGTGGTCCCGCTACTTCAATCCGTCCGCCGTGAAGGTCATGCGCGAACTCAATCTTCAGCTCGGCCTTATCGAGACCGGCCAGCCCGATCCGGACGAGGACGTCGCCCTGGCCGTGGAAAAGGCCATTGCCGAGTCCGGCGGCGCTGTGGGCTGA
- a CDS encoding flavodoxin family protein — MKVLGICASNRKKGNSSIVLNELLRPIRDAGFEIELLHLGELKILPCRGCFGCSGTYHCILNDDLELVKEKIDAADAIALASPCYYLSTPSPIKAIMDRLASWAINKTASGAHKKYGVAVSVAGGAPIEFSLQRTYTSLFLGLFNCEITGQLTIGHTFTKGEILLAPRKLQAVAQLGENLLHSLEAGRCIKSPQTACEDKITCPSCLADVFQIHEDGRMVCPVCGEELKRTEKETEQVFNRFTMAGALEHRAHIIDNVIGGMLASDEINRRLKAYWETDVLPQNDYPIDRDLTGVTDLADWDNAAEETLKAAIPDELRGVIRKVMSKRLLQDGERHMTKELARRYLPKF, encoded by the coding sequence ATGAAAGTATTAGGAATTTGTGCGAGCAACCGCAAAAAGGGAAACAGCTCCATCGTACTAAATGAATTATTGCGTCCAATAAGAGACGCCGGTTTTGAAATTGAACTGTTGCATCTTGGGGAATTGAAAATTCTCCCTTGCCGTGGATGCTTCGGTTGCAGCGGGACCTATCATTGTATTCTAAATGATGATCTTGAGTTGGTTAAAGAAAAGATCGATGCAGCCGATGCCATTGCCTTGGCATCGCCATGCTATTACCTGTCTACTCCTTCTCCAATAAAAGCCATTATGGACCGATTGGCCTCTTGGGCCATAAACAAAACAGCCTCCGGCGCTCATAAAAAATATGGCGTTGCGGTATCCGTTGCTGGCGGAGCACCCATCGAATTTTCCCTGCAACGGACTTATACCAGTCTGTTCCTCGGATTATTCAATTGTGAGATCACAGGACAATTGACCATTGGCCACACATTTACCAAAGGGGAAATCCTGCTGGCTCCGCGCAAGTTGCAAGCGGTGGCTCAGCTCGGCGAAAACCTGCTCCACTCGCTGGAGGCCGGCCGTTGTATCAAATCGCCACAAACGGCTTGTGAAGACAAGATTACCTGCCCGAGCTGCTTGGCGGACGTCTTTCAAATCCATGAGGACGGCCGCATGGTCTGCCCCGTCTGCGGCGAGGAGTTGAAACGCACGGAGAAGGAGACTGAACAGGTCTTCAACCGATTCACCATGGCGGGCGCGCTTGAGCATAGAGCGCACATCATCGACAATGTCATCGGTGGAATGTTGGCGAGCGATGAAATCAACCGACGGTTGAAAGCCTATTGGGAGACTGACGTCTTACCCCAAAACGACTACCCCATTGACCGCGATTTGACCGGGGTGACGGATTTGGCGGACTGGGACAATGCCGCAGAGGAGACTTTGAAAGCGGCCATTCCTGACGAACTGAGGGGGGTGATCAGGAAGGTCATGTCCAAAAGACTGCTCCAAGATGGGGAAAGGCACATGACCAAAGAACTTGCGCGGCGCTACCTGCCAAAATTTTAG
- a CDS encoding DUF401 family protein, translating to MDSLFVTLAPFIKVLFSFLLMLVGMRLRIGLGLSILIGGVVMGLLFGMGVVPVVKTGALALIQEKFLFLAAIVGLILILSDAMERSGQSKRLMEALSGFLTSPRLRLIFFPALIGLLPMPGGAVFSAPMIKTVSEDMRITNSDRAVLNYWFRHIWELVWPLYPGIILTLALANLQIIDLISYTWPGTPIMLLSGWFFFLRPGVLGAKDLAVPMPLSTRSKSAALREGMPLLIAIVGAIGLETSIAAFASSIPFEFGVVAALAAAVVCVMVQNTQLGLNFLRQVLTKRSLWSMIFVIMSIFIFKDILQGAGVVTEMAKVAGGDAALFASAAFLPFLVGMVAGINVAFVGATFPLLLGVLSSLGMQDQTIPYIVLATFCGFTGVMISPIHICFILTCEYFQCDLGRTWRKVVAPCLVFLASGVGLFFLYV from the coding sequence ATGGATTCGCTGTTCGTTACCCTTGCTCCATTTATCAAGGTCCTCTTTTCTTTTCTGCTCATGCTCGTGGGCATGCGGTTGCGCATCGGCCTGGGGCTGTCCATTCTCATCGGCGGCGTGGTCATGGGACTGCTCTTCGGCATGGGCGTGGTGCCCGTCGTCAAGACAGGGGCCCTGGCCCTGATCCAGGAAAAGTTCCTTTTCCTGGCGGCCATCGTCGGCCTGATTCTGATCCTGAGCGACGCCATGGAGCGGTCCGGCCAATCCAAGCGGCTGATGGAGGCGTTGTCCGGCTTTCTGACCAGCCCGAGGCTCCGGCTGATCTTTTTTCCGGCCCTCATCGGACTGCTGCCCATGCCCGGCGGCGCGGTTTTTTCCGCCCCCATGATCAAGACCGTGTCCGAGGACATGCGCATCACCAATTCGGACCGGGCCGTGCTTAACTACTGGTTCCGCCACATCTGGGAGCTGGTCTGGCCACTGTATCCCGGGATCATCCTGACGCTGGCCCTGGCCAACCTCCAGATCATCGATCTTATCTCCTACACTTGGCCCGGTACCCCGATCATGCTCCTGTCGGGCTGGTTCTTCTTTTTGCGGCCCGGCGTGCTTGGAGCCAAGGATTTGGCCGTGCCCATGCCGCTGTCCACCCGCAGCAAATCCGCAGCCCTGCGCGAGGGCATGCCCCTGCTTATCGCCATCGTCGGAGCCATCGGCCTTGAAACCTCCATCGCCGCCTTCGCTTCGTCCATCCCCTTTGAATTCGGGGTGGTAGCGGCCCTGGCCGCCGCCGTGGTCTGCGTCATGGTCCAGAACACCCAGCTCGGCCTGAACTTCCTGCGGCAGGTGCTGACCAAGAGGTCCTTGTGGTCCATGATCTTCGTGATCATGTCCATCTTCATCTTCAAGGACATCCTGCAGGGCGCGGGCGTGGTCACGGAAATGGCCAAGGTGGCGGGCGGCGATGCGGCCCTGTTCGCCTCGGCCGCCTTCCTGCCGTTTCTGGTAGGCATGGTCGCAGGCATCAATGTGGCTTTCGTGGGGGCAACTTTCCCCTTGCTGCTGGGCGTGCTTTCGTCCCTGGGCATGCAGGATCAGACCATACCCTACATTGTCCTGGCCACCTTCTGCGGCTTCACCGGCGTGATGATCTCGCCCATCCACATCTGCTTCATCCTGACCTGCGAATATTTCCAGTGCGACCTGGGCCGCACCTGGCGCAAGGTCGTGGCTCCGTGCCTCGTCTTCCTGGCCTCGGGCGTGGGCCTTTTCTTCCTGTACGTCTAA
- a CDS encoding alpha/beta fold hydrolase codes for MKNQITFKTGTYELHSNPNFNYQLNRTHSWSNGDLKDLEGVAAKIQDAATWEKELLQIAEKALKENRIEQAIAYYRMAEFFMYDGHPSKMETYDKAVSLFYAYHSKLFNSGEIKTGAVPFGGKQLPVLYALPDDGNIKDTILLHGGYDSYKEEFVPMMRYLREQGIAVYLFEGPGQGGALRKEGLTFIPEWEQPVKAVLDFYDLEDVTIIGLSLGAMLAPRAAAFEKRIKRVVAWSLLPNLFDLLLYDMPARFQQVIRLSMALEDEEVINLLLKRLMKKDPMIEWAINHGIHNMGVSTPYEYLEKINKFQFMDVAPQINQDFLLLGAEKDHFIPVEFYKPIVDGLNNVKSLTFRLFTEKEHAENHCNAGNTKLVLDTIIAWLTVLKG; via the coding sequence ATGAAAAACCAGATTACTTTCAAAACGGGAACATACGAACTGCATTCCAATCCGAATTTCAATTACCAATTGAACAGGACCCACTCCTGGAGCAATGGGGACTTAAAGGACCTTGAGGGCGTTGCCGCCAAGATCCAGGATGCCGCAACCTGGGAGAAGGAACTATTGCAAATCGCGGAAAAGGCCTTGAAGGAAAACCGAATCGAACAGGCTATCGCCTATTACCGCATGGCGGAATTCTTCATGTATGACGGGCACCCTTCCAAAATGGAAACATACGATAAAGCCGTCAGCCTCTTTTATGCATATCATTCGAAATTATTTAACTCAGGAGAGATCAAAACAGGGGCAGTGCCTTTTGGCGGAAAGCAGCTCCCCGTCTTGTACGCACTCCCTGACGATGGCAACATCAAGGATACCATTCTGCTCCACGGCGGCTACGATTCGTACAAGGAGGAATTCGTCCCGATGATGCGTTATCTCCGGGAACAGGGGATCGCCGTGTATCTTTTCGAAGGCCCCGGCCAAGGCGGAGCCTTGCGCAAGGAAGGCTTGACCTTCATCCCTGAGTGGGAACAGCCCGTGAAGGCGGTGCTCGATTTTTATGACTTGGAGGATGTAACCATCATCGGGTTATCCCTTGGCGCCATGCTGGCCCCCAGGGCCGCCGCGTTTGAAAAAAGAATTAAACGTGTTGTCGCATGGAGCTTGTTGCCCAACCTGTTCGACCTGCTGCTTTACGATATGCCTGCTCGTTTCCAGCAGGTTATCCGCTTGTCGATGGCACTTGAGGATGAGGAGGTAATCAACCTCTTGCTAAAGCGGCTAATGAAAAAGGATCCCATGATCGAGTGGGCAATCAACCATGGAATACATAACATGGGTGTGAGCACCCCCTATGAATATCTTGAAAAAATAAATAAATTCCAATTTATGGATGTTGCGCCCCAGATAAATCAAGACTTCCTGCTTTTGGGGGCTGAAAAAGACCACTTTATCCCGGTTGAATTTTACAAGCCCATCGTAGATGGGTTGAACAATGTAAAATCACTGACATTCAGGCTGTTCACCGAAAAAGAACACGCCGAGAATCATTGTAATGCCGGAAATACAAAATTGGTCCTGGACACGATTATTGCTTGGCTAACGGTGCTTAAAGGCTAA